The genome window CCTTTGATACCACACAGAGCAGAATGAAACCGCTGAGTAGACAGAAGGAACCAATAACCACAGCCAATGTTATGAGGATGATAACGGGATCGGGTTCTCTTAACGTCTTGTATGGGAAAAGCGTCTGGCAGAGTGAATCCTTCTTGGGGTAGTCACTTTGAACACTGCAAACGCGGTAAAGAAATCAATTATAGAAGCTTATTTTATCCATGAAATAATTACACACCAAGACTCGGCGTACGTAGGCAGAATGGGGGCACTTCTATACTCCATGACGATACTCGATGCACTGCCACATATTGGATGCAGATGCAGCATCCAAACCAAAGACTTTTGGGGTAGTCTGCGAACTACATTTTCTAAATATGTAAACAGACAGATGTGGGGAACGCATAAGAGACAGCTGATGCGGCGCGTGTTGCTTGTGGATTGGGGTGCATCGGTGATATTTTTAGATGCATAGGAAGTGGCAGATTGAA of Drosophila nasuta strain 15112-1781.00 chromosome 3, ASM2355853v1, whole genome shotgun sequence contains these proteins:
- the LOC132791551 gene encoding uncharacterized protein LOC132791551; amino-acid sequence: MLHLHPICGSASSIVMEYRSAPILPTYAESCVQSDYPKKDSLCQTLFPYKTLREPDPVIILITLAVVIGSFCLLSGFILLCVVSKAWQDETSEAILLMGIGFFITSLSCVTWKLTNAQRLAQLQETISI